In a genomic window of Pseudoliparis swirei isolate HS2019 ecotype Mariana Trench chromosome 20, NWPU_hadal_v1, whole genome shotgun sequence:
- the srsf7a gene encoding serine and arginine rich splicing factor 7a isoform X2 — protein sequence MSHRSSSRGSSRATDCKVYVGDLGNGAAKGELERAFSYYGPLRTVWVARNPPGFAFVEFEDPRDAEDAVKGMDGKLLCGSRVRVELSTGLSRKGRGRPSRRQFDPSDRCYQCGDRGHYAYDCYRFSKRGGRRSRSRSHSRSRSRSRSRSRSRSRGRRYHTRSRSRSRSQSRSRRRSPSYSRRRSRSGSPARSKSRTPVRRSRSRSRSASAPRRRSVSRSRTPVANHKRKSRSRSASPHRSPTAAGD from the exons ATGTCGCACCGCTCATCCTCCCGTGGTTCGTCTCGGGCCACCGACTGTAAAGTGTACGTGGGAGACTTGGGCAACGGTGCCGCCAAGGGGGAGCTGGAGCGAGCGTTTAGTTATTATGGCCCACTGAGAACCGTCTGGGTGGCCAGGAACCCACCTGGGTTCGCCTTTGTGGAGTTTGAGGATCCCAGAGATGCAGAAGATGCTGTGAAAGGCATGGATGGAAA GCTCCTCTGTGGTTCACGTGTACGCGTGGAGTTGTCAACTGGCCTCTCCAGGAAGGGCCGCGGGCGCCCCAGCCGACGGCAGTTTGACCCCAGCGATCGGTGTTACCAGTGTGGGGACCGAGGCCACTACGCCTACGACTGCTACCGCTTTAGCAAGCGAGGAGGCCGCCGCAGCAG GTCTCGCTCCCATTCCCGATCTCGGTCCAGATCTCGGTCCAGATCTCGGTCCAGGTCCCGCGGGCGCCGTTATCACACTCGTTCCCGCTCCCGCAGTCGCAGCCAAAGCCG GAGCCGCCGCCGTTCTCCATCCTATTCCAGACGCAGGAGCAG GTCCGGCTCCCCAGCCCGCTCCAAGTCAAGGACTCCAGTGAGAAGAAG tcGTTCCAGGTCTCGGTCCGCCTCCGCGCCCAGAAGGCGCTCCGTCTCCCGCTCACGAACCCCGGTGGCCAATCACAAGAGGAAAAG TCGCTCCCGTTCAGCAAGTCCACACCGAAGCCCCACGGCAGCAGGCGACTGA
- the srsf7a gene encoding serine and arginine rich splicing factor 7a isoform X1, which produces MSHRSSSRGSSRATDCKVYVGDLGNGAAKGELERAFSYYGPLRTVWVARNPPGFAFVEFEDPRDAEDAVKGMDGKLLCGSRVRVELSTGLSRKGRGRPSRRQFDPSDRCYQCGDRGHYAYDCYRFSKRGGRRSRSRSHSRSRSRSRSRSRSRSRGRRYHTRSRSRSRSQSRSRRRSPSYSRRRSRSGSPARSKSRTPVRRSRSRSRSASAPRRRSVSRSRTPVANHKRKSVWWELSTALTLQLTPGPGSASWRCARPAGG; this is translated from the exons ATGTCGCACCGCTCATCCTCCCGTGGTTCGTCTCGGGCCACCGACTGTAAAGTGTACGTGGGAGACTTGGGCAACGGTGCCGCCAAGGGGGAGCTGGAGCGAGCGTTTAGTTATTATGGCCCACTGAGAACCGTCTGGGTGGCCAGGAACCCACCTGGGTTCGCCTTTGTGGAGTTTGAGGATCCCAGAGATGCAGAAGATGCTGTGAAAGGCATGGATGGAAA GCTCCTCTGTGGTTCACGTGTACGCGTGGAGTTGTCAACTGGCCTCTCCAGGAAGGGCCGCGGGCGCCCCAGCCGACGGCAGTTTGACCCCAGCGATCGGTGTTACCAGTGTGGGGACCGAGGCCACTACGCCTACGACTGCTACCGCTTTAGCAAGCGAGGAGGCCGCCGCAGCAG GTCTCGCTCCCATTCCCGATCTCGGTCCAGATCTCGGTCCAGATCTCGGTCCAGGTCCCGCGGGCGCCGTTATCACACTCGTTCCCGCTCCCGCAGTCGCAGCCAAAGCCG GAGCCGCCGCCGTTCTCCATCCTATTCCAGACGCAGGAGCAG GTCCGGCTCCCCAGCCCGCTCCAAGTCAAGGACTCCAGTGAGAAGAAG tcGTTCCAGGTCTCGGTCCGCCTCCGCGCCCAGAAGGCGCTCCGTCTCCCGCTCACGAACCCCGGTGGCCAATCACAAGAGGAAAAG CGTGTGGTGGGAGCTGAGCACTGCACTGACACTGCAGCTGACACCAGGCCCAGGGTCTGCCAGCTGGCGGTGTGCACGTCCTGCGGGAGGGTGA